From Anopheles coluzzii chromosome 3, AcolN3, whole genome shotgun sequence, the proteins below share one genomic window:
- the LOC120955915 gene encoding uncharacterized protein LOC120955915 isoform X2, translated as MGFMKGDCRPFVVDGHQVGLVSQNVIEQLLKYPEVFHVRAPEHGKQNIVELNPAFRDYNTRSEQVERILREFREQGMFVALKGWRDECYDVKSSTGSLLKMDRSATCLFGVRNYGVEINGYVRHPTKGLCIWLQQRSDTKQTWPGKWDNMVSGGLAVGFGVLETAIKEAAEEASIPGHLIKNLVSAGCVSFFFESERGLFPNTEFVYDLELPEDFVPDNSDGEVQNFQLLPAHECLERVFMPDFKTTSCPVVIDFLIRHGIITPENESNFTQVIELLHVPLQSLYTYRTTTTTPNDGEANATAATTNQRDLSSSSINNVKNSIENGKL; from the exons ATGG GTTTCATGAAAGGCGACTGCCGCCCGTTCGTCGTCGACGGCCATCAGGTTGGACTGGTCAGCCAGAATGTGATCGAGCAGCTGCTCAAGTATCCCGAAGTATTTCACGTCCGTGCACCGGAGCATGGCAAGCAG AACATTGTCGAATTGAATCCAGCGTTTCGGGATTACAACACGCGCTCGGAGCAGGTGGAAAGGATACTGCGCGAGTTCCGGGAGCAGGGCATGTTTGTTGCGCTGAAGGGATGGCGCGATGAGTGCTACGACGTCAAGTCGTCCACCGGCTCGCTGCTGAAGATGGACCGGTCGGCCACGTGCCTGTTCGGGGTGCGCAACTACGGCGTGGAGATTAACGGGTACGTGCGCCACCCGACCAAGGGCCTCTGCATCTGGCTGCAGCAGCGCTCCGACACCAAGCAGACGTGGCCCGGCAAGTGGGACAACATGGTGAGCGGCGGGCTGGCGGTCGGGTTCGGTGTGCTCGAGACGGCGATCAAGGAGGCGGCCGAGGAGGCCTCCATACCGGGGCATTTGATAAAAAATCTCGTATCCGCCGGGTGCGTATCGTTCTTCTTCGAAAGCGAACGGGGCCTGTTCCCCAACACCGAGTTCGTGTACGATCTCGAGCTGCCCGAAGACTTTGTGCCTGACAATTCGGACGGCGAGGTGCAGAACTTTCAGCTGCTGCCGGCCCACGAATGTCTCGAGCGTGTGTTTATGCCCGACTTCAAAACCACCAGCTGCCCGGTGGTGATCGATTTTCTCATCCGCCATGGTATTATTACGCCGGAAAATG AATCAAACTTCACACAAGTGATCGAGTTGCTGCACGTTCCGCTGCAAAGCTTGTACACCTATCGTACAACGACAACCACGCCAAATGATGGAGAGGCCAACGCCACTGCGGCAACAACGAATCAGCGAGatctcagcagcagcagcatcaacaatgTTAAAAACAGTATCGAAAACGGTAAGCTCTAA
- the LOC120955915 gene encoding uncharacterized protein LOC120955915 isoform X1 → MTTASDGQQQQQQQQQQQSDPKMSRLLKLAHKFNCFYLNGFMKGDCRPFVVDGHQVGLVSQNVIEQLLKYPEVFHVRAPEHGKQNIVELNPAFRDYNTRSEQVERILREFREQGMFVALKGWRDECYDVKSSTGSLLKMDRSATCLFGVRNYGVEINGYVRHPTKGLCIWLQQRSDTKQTWPGKWDNMVSGGLAVGFGVLETAIKEAAEEASIPGHLIKNLVSAGCVSFFFESERGLFPNTEFVYDLELPEDFVPDNSDGEVQNFQLLPAHECLERVFMPDFKTTSCPVVIDFLIRHGIITPENESNFTQVIELLHVPLQSLYTYRTTTTTPNDGEANATAATTNQRDLSSSSINNVKNSIENGKL, encoded by the exons atgACAACGGCAAGTGatgggcagcagcaacagcagcagcagcagcagcagcagtcagaTCCAAAGATGTCACGGTTGCTGAAGCTTGCCCACAAGTTCAACTGCTTCTATCTGAACG GTTTCATGAAAGGCGACTGCCGCCCGTTCGTCGTCGACGGCCATCAGGTTGGACTGGTCAGCCAGAATGTGATCGAGCAGCTGCTCAAGTATCCCGAAGTATTTCACGTCCGTGCACCGGAGCATGGCAAGCAG AACATTGTCGAATTGAATCCAGCGTTTCGGGATTACAACACGCGCTCGGAGCAGGTGGAAAGGATACTGCGCGAGTTCCGGGAGCAGGGCATGTTTGTTGCGCTGAAGGGATGGCGCGATGAGTGCTACGACGTCAAGTCGTCCACCGGCTCGCTGCTGAAGATGGACCGGTCGGCCACGTGCCTGTTCGGGGTGCGCAACTACGGCGTGGAGATTAACGGGTACGTGCGCCACCCGACCAAGGGCCTCTGCATCTGGCTGCAGCAGCGCTCCGACACCAAGCAGACGTGGCCCGGCAAGTGGGACAACATGGTGAGCGGCGGGCTGGCGGTCGGGTTCGGTGTGCTCGAGACGGCGATCAAGGAGGCGGCCGAGGAGGCCTCCATACCGGGGCATTTGATAAAAAATCTCGTATCCGCCGGGTGCGTATCGTTCTTCTTCGAAAGCGAACGGGGCCTGTTCCCCAACACCGAGTTCGTGTACGATCTCGAGCTGCCCGAAGACTTTGTGCCTGACAATTCGGACGGCGAGGTGCAGAACTTTCAGCTGCTGCCGGCCCACGAATGTCTCGAGCGTGTGTTTATGCCCGACTTCAAAACCACCAGCTGCCCGGTGGTGATCGATTTTCTCATCCGCCATGGTATTATTACGCCGGAAAATG AATCAAACTTCACACAAGTGATCGAGTTGCTGCACGTTCCGCTGCAAAGCTTGTACACCTATCGTACAACGACAACCACGCCAAATGATGGAGAGGCCAACGCCACTGCGGCAACAACGAATCAGCGAGatctcagcagcagcagcatcaacaatgTTAAAAACAGTATCGAAAACGGTAAGCTCTAA
- the LOC120955915 gene encoding uncharacterized protein LOC120955915 isoform X3: MKGDCRPFVVDGHQVGLVSQNVIEQLLKYPEVFHVRAPEHGKQNIVELNPAFRDYNTRSEQVERILREFREQGMFVALKGWRDECYDVKSSTGSLLKMDRSATCLFGVRNYGVEINGYVRHPTKGLCIWLQQRSDTKQTWPGKWDNMVSGGLAVGFGVLETAIKEAAEEASIPGHLIKNLVSAGCVSFFFESERGLFPNTEFVYDLELPEDFVPDNSDGEVQNFQLLPAHECLERVFMPDFKTTSCPVVIDFLIRHGIITPENESNFTQVIELLHVPLQSLYTYRTTTTTPNDGEANATAATTNQRDLSSSSINNVKNSIENGKL, translated from the exons ATGAAAGGCGACTGCCGCCCGTTCGTCGTCGACGGCCATCAGGTTGGACTGGTCAGCCAGAATGTGATCGAGCAGCTGCTCAAGTATCCCGAAGTATTTCACGTCCGTGCACCGGAGCATGGCAAGCAG AACATTGTCGAATTGAATCCAGCGTTTCGGGATTACAACACGCGCTCGGAGCAGGTGGAAAGGATACTGCGCGAGTTCCGGGAGCAGGGCATGTTTGTTGCGCTGAAGGGATGGCGCGATGAGTGCTACGACGTCAAGTCGTCCACCGGCTCGCTGCTGAAGATGGACCGGTCGGCCACGTGCCTGTTCGGGGTGCGCAACTACGGCGTGGAGATTAACGGGTACGTGCGCCACCCGACCAAGGGCCTCTGCATCTGGCTGCAGCAGCGCTCCGACACCAAGCAGACGTGGCCCGGCAAGTGGGACAACATGGTGAGCGGCGGGCTGGCGGTCGGGTTCGGTGTGCTCGAGACGGCGATCAAGGAGGCGGCCGAGGAGGCCTCCATACCGGGGCATTTGATAAAAAATCTCGTATCCGCCGGGTGCGTATCGTTCTTCTTCGAAAGCGAACGGGGCCTGTTCCCCAACACCGAGTTCGTGTACGATCTCGAGCTGCCCGAAGACTTTGTGCCTGACAATTCGGACGGCGAGGTGCAGAACTTTCAGCTGCTGCCGGCCCACGAATGTCTCGAGCGTGTGTTTATGCCCGACTTCAAAACCACCAGCTGCCCGGTGGTGATCGATTTTCTCATCCGCCATGGTATTATTACGCCGGAAAATG AATCAAACTTCACACAAGTGATCGAGTTGCTGCACGTTCCGCTGCAAAGCTTGTACACCTATCGTACAACGACAACCACGCCAAATGATGGAGAGGCCAACGCCACTGCGGCAACAACGAATCAGCGAGatctcagcagcagcagcatcaacaatgTTAAAAACAGTATCGAAAACGGTAAGCTCTAA